The nucleotide window TTCCAAGCAGATCGACGTGACATCATCCACAACCGTATTGCAGTACGGCGCTGAAGCCCAGAAGAAAATTGCGGATTTCTCCGATTCTGCCCTGCAGAATGTCAGAACAAAAGATCTCGGTGAAGTCGGTGAAATGATGGCAGATCTGGTCGGCGAGCTGAAAGGTTTTTCGGCGGATGAGGAAGAAGAAAAAGGCTTGTTCGGCATGTTTAAGAAAACGACGAACAAGATGGAAAAGATGAAAGCCCGCTATGACAAGGCGGAACTGAATGTCAACAAGATTTCCAAAGCACTGGAAGATCATCAGATTACACTGATGCGCGATATTGCCCTGCTGGATCAGCTGTATGAAAAGAACATGGTTCATTTCAAAGAGCTGACCATGTATATTCTGGCAGGGAAAAAGAAGCTGCAGGAAGTCCGCAGTCAGGACCTGCCGAAGATGATTGAGGCAGCCAAGCGCAGCGGACTGCCGGAAGACGCACAGAAGGCCAATGATCTGGCTAATGCCTGCGACCGGTTTGAGAAGAAGATTCATGATCTGGAACTGACGCGCACCGTTGCGCTGCAGATGGCGCCGCAGATTCGTCTGGTTCAGAACAATGACACCTTGATGACGGAAAAAATCCAGTCGACGCTGGTCAATACGATCCCGCTGTGGAAAAGTCAGATGGTGCTGGCACTGGGGCTGAATCACTCCAAGCAGGCGATGGAAGCTCAGCGTGAGGTCAATGAAATGACCAACCAGCTGCTGAAAAAGAATGCCGATACATTAAAGA belongs to Holdemania massiliensis and includes:
- a CDS encoding toxic anion resistance protein; the protein is MAEEKITLTLNPQISEEETIAEPAPQLKTADQQQEVKLSPEEQKMVDDFSKQIDVTSSTTVLQYGAEAQKKIADFSDSALQNVRTKDLGEVGEMMADLVGELKGFSADEEEEKGLFGMFKKTTNKMEKMKARYDKAELNVNKISKALEDHQITLMRDIALLDQLYEKNMVHFKELTMYILAGKKKLQEVRSQDLPKMIEAAKRSGLPEDAQKANDLANACDRFEKKIHDLELTRTVALQMAPQIRLVQNNDTLMTEKIQSTLVNTIPLWKSQMVLALGLNHSKQAMEAQREVNEMTNQLLKKNADTLKMATIETAKESERGIVDIETLQHTNEALISTLDEVAQIQKEGRQKRIEAEAELRKIEKELNQKLLEINR